One genomic window of Monodelphis domestica isolate mMonDom1 chromosome 1, mMonDom1.pri, whole genome shotgun sequence includes the following:
- the LOC100011772 gene encoding SH2 domain-containing protein 3C isoform X2, translating into MVKASENYTHIQYLFEQESFDHVPALVRYYVGSRKAVSEQSGAIIYCPINRTFPLRYLEASYGLGHGKSGGPASPSSQKGGHMKRRSVTMTDGLTADKITRGEGCPTSVSLPHHRDAIRNCALSMDQIPDLHSPMSPISESPGSPAYSTVTRVNVPGIPSAGMTPTSPVIRRSSEPQLCPGNGTKPPPSEPGNSVHPTPCHSYRQASPSPSLNSYSDPDSGHYCQLQPPIRGSRERVAPEPPTRLGGVKSYVERLKVEEGQHLMGGRAPENGPREGDQGGGFIPPVIEVTSSFNPTTFQSLLIPKDNKPLEMSTLKKVKELLADVDAKTLARHVTKVDCLVARILGVTKEMQGLMGVRSGMELLTLPHGRQLRLDLLERFHTMSIMLAVDILGCTGSTEERAALLHKTIQLAAELRGTMGNMFSFAAVMSALDMAQISRLEQTWMTLRQRHTEGAILYEKKLKPFLKSLNEGKDSPPLSNTTFPHVLPLITLLECDTAPAEGPEPWESTEHGVEVVLAHLEAARTVAHHGGLYHTNAEVKLQGFQALPELLEVFSTEFQMRLLWGSQGAASSQALRYEKFDKVLTALSHKLEPAVRSSEL; encoded by the exons ATGGTCAAGGCCAGTGAGAACTATACCCATATCCAATACCTCTTTGAACAGGAGAGCTTTGACCACGTGCCTGCCTTGGTCCGCTATTATGTGGGAAGCCGCAAGGCTGTGTCCGAGCAGAGCGGAGCCATTATTTACTGTCCCATCAACCGTACCTTCCCCCTGCGTTACCTGGAAGCCAGCTATGGGCTTGGCCATGGCAAGTCTGGGGGCCCTGCCAGCCCCTCTAGCCAGAAAGGAGGCCACATGAAAAGAAGGAGCGTCACCATGACCGACGGACTGACGGCAGACAAGATAACCAGAGGCGAGGGCTGCCCCACCAG CGTGTCTCTGCCCCATCACCGTGATGCCATCCGCAACTGTGCCCTCAGCATGGACCAGATCCCAGACCTGCACTCTCCCATGTCTCCCATCTCCGAGAGCCCTGGATCACCAGCCTATAGCACTG TGACCCGCGTGAATGTTCCAGGCATCCCATCTGCTGGCATGACGCCCACTTCCCCTGTCATCCGTCGTTCCAGTGAGCCCCAATTATGCCCAGGAAATGGCACCAAACCACCACCTAGTGAGCCAGGCAACAGCGTCCACCCCACCCCTTGTCACAGCTACCGTCAGgcctccccatccccatccctcaACAGCTACAGCGACCCGGACTCTGGCCACTACTGCCAGCTGCAGCCCCCCATAAGGGGCAGCCGAGAACGTGTGGCGCCAGAACCCCCAACCCGCCTTGGTGGGGTCAAGAGCTATGTGGAACGCCTAAAAGTGGAAGAAGGACAGCACTTGATGGGTGGGCGGGCACCAGAGAACGGACCCCGTGAAGGGGACCAGGGTGGGGGCTTCATACCGCCCGTCATAGAAGTCACATCTTCCTTCAATCCCACCACCTTCCAGTCGCTATTGATTCCCAAGGACAACAAACCCTTGGAGATGAGCACCCTCAAGAAGGTGAAGGAACTGCTTGCTGATGTGGACGCTAAGACATTGGCCCGGCATGTCACCAAAGTGGACTGTCTG GTTGCTAGGATACTGGGCGTTACCAAGGAGATGCAAGGGCTCATGGGAGTCCGCTCGGGCATGGAGCTGCTCACACTCCCCCACGGTCGGCAGCTCCGACTGGACCTGCTGGAACG GTTCCATACCATGTCCATCATGCTGGCTGTGGACATCCTGGGCTGCACAGGCTCCACAGAGGAGCGGGCAGCCCTGTTGCACAAGACCATCCAGCTGGCAGCAGAGCTCCGAGGAACTATGGGCAACATGTTCAGCTTTGCTGCAGTCATGAGTGCCTTGGACATGGCCCAG ATCTCACGACTGGAGCAGACGTGGATGACTCTGCGACAGCGGCACACAGAAGGGGCCATCCTGTATGAGAAGAAGTTGAAGCCCTTCCTGAAAAGTCTCAATGAAGGCAAAG ACAGCCCTCCACTGAGCAACACAACCTTCCCTCATGTGCTACCCCTCATCACCCTTCTGGAGTGTGACACTGCACCCGCAGAGGGGCCAGAGCCTTGGGAAAGCACAGAGCATGGGGTAGAAGTCGTCCTTGCCCACTTGGAAGCTGCTCGCACTGTGGCCCATCATGGGGGCCTGTACCACACCAACGCTGAGGTCAAGCTTCAAG GATTCCAAGCGCTCCCAGAGCTTCTGGAAGTATTCAGCACAGAGTTCCAGATGCGCCTTCTCTGGGGTAGCCAAGGGGCAGCCAGCAGCCAGGCCCTTCGCTATGAGAAGTTTGACAAGGTCCTCACTGCTCTATCCCACAAACTGGAGCCCGCTGTCCGTTCCAGTGAACTGTAG
- the LOC100011772 gene encoding SH2 domain-containing protein 3C isoform X1 gives MTERCSLWSALSAAACCFYRGSFVQFSKEKYILDSSPEKLHKELEEELKLSSTDLRSHAWYHGRIPREVSESLVQRNGDFLIRDSLTSLGDYVLTCRWHNQPLHFKINKVMVKASENYTHIQYLFEQESFDHVPALVRYYVGSRKAVSEQSGAIIYCPINRTFPLRYLEASYGLGHGKSGGPASPSSQKGGHMKRRSVTMTDGLTADKITRGEGCPTSVSLPHHRDAIRNCALSMDQIPDLHSPMSPISESPGSPAYSTVTRVNVPGIPSAGMTPTSPVIRRSSEPQLCPGNGTKPPPSEPGNSVHPTPCHSYRQASPSPSLNSYSDPDSGHYCQLQPPIRGSRERVAPEPPTRLGGVKSYVERLKVEEGQHLMGGRAPENGPREGDQGGGFIPPVIEVTSSFNPTTFQSLLIPKDNKPLEMSTLKKVKELLADVDAKTLARHVTKVDCLVARILGVTKEMQGLMGVRSGMELLTLPHGRQLRLDLLERFHTMSIMLAVDILGCTGSTEERAALLHKTIQLAAELRGTMGNMFSFAAVMSALDMAQISRLEQTWMTLRQRHTEGAILYEKKLKPFLKSLNEGKDSPPLSNTTFPHVLPLITLLECDTAPAEGPEPWESTEHGVEVVLAHLEAARTVAHHGGLYHTNAEVKLQGFQALPELLEVFSTEFQMRLLWGSQGAASSQALRYEKFDKVLTALSHKLEPAVRSSEL, from the exons ATGACGGAGCGCTGCAGCCTGTGGAGTGCCCTGTCAGCGGCGGCATGCTGCTTCTACCGGGGTTCCTTCGTGCAG TTCTCAAAGGAGAAGTACATATTGGACTCTTCCCCAGAGAAACTTCACAAAGAACTAGAAGAAGAGCTGAAGCTGAGCAGTACTGATCTCCGAAGCCATGCCTGGTACCATGGCCGCATTCCCAGAGAG GTCTCAGAGAGCCTTGTTCAACGGAACGGAGACTTCCTCATCCGTGATTCACTGACTAGCCTGGGTGACTACGTCCTCACCTGTCGCTGGCACAACCAGCCCCTGCACTTCAAGATCAACAAGGTCATGGTCAAGGCCAGTGAGAACTATACCCATATCCAATACCTCTTTGAACAGGAGAGCTTTGACCACGTGCCTGCCTTGGTCCGCTATTATGTGGGAAGCCGCAAGGCTGTGTCCGAGCAGAGCGGAGCCATTATTTACTGTCCCATCAACCGTACCTTCCCCCTGCGTTACCTGGAAGCCAGCTATGGGCTTGGCCATGGCAAGTCTGGGGGCCCTGCCAGCCCCTCTAGCCAGAAAGGAGGCCACATGAAAAGAAGGAGCGTCACCATGACCGACGGACTGACGGCAGACAAGATAACCAGAGGCGAGGGCTGCCCCACCAG CGTGTCTCTGCCCCATCACCGTGATGCCATCCGCAACTGTGCCCTCAGCATGGACCAGATCCCAGACCTGCACTCTCCCATGTCTCCCATCTCCGAGAGCCCTGGATCACCAGCCTATAGCACTG TGACCCGCGTGAATGTTCCAGGCATCCCATCTGCTGGCATGACGCCCACTTCCCCTGTCATCCGTCGTTCCAGTGAGCCCCAATTATGCCCAGGAAATGGCACCAAACCACCACCTAGTGAGCCAGGCAACAGCGTCCACCCCACCCCTTGTCACAGCTACCGTCAGgcctccccatccccatccctcaACAGCTACAGCGACCCGGACTCTGGCCACTACTGCCAGCTGCAGCCCCCCATAAGGGGCAGCCGAGAACGTGTGGCGCCAGAACCCCCAACCCGCCTTGGTGGGGTCAAGAGCTATGTGGAACGCCTAAAAGTGGAAGAAGGACAGCACTTGATGGGTGGGCGGGCACCAGAGAACGGACCCCGTGAAGGGGACCAGGGTGGGGGCTTCATACCGCCCGTCATAGAAGTCACATCTTCCTTCAATCCCACCACCTTCCAGTCGCTATTGATTCCCAAGGACAACAAACCCTTGGAGATGAGCACCCTCAAGAAGGTGAAGGAACTGCTTGCTGATGTGGACGCTAAGACATTGGCCCGGCATGTCACCAAAGTGGACTGTCTG GTTGCTAGGATACTGGGCGTTACCAAGGAGATGCAAGGGCTCATGGGAGTCCGCTCGGGCATGGAGCTGCTCACACTCCCCCACGGTCGGCAGCTCCGACTGGACCTGCTGGAACG GTTCCATACCATGTCCATCATGCTGGCTGTGGACATCCTGGGCTGCACAGGCTCCACAGAGGAGCGGGCAGCCCTGTTGCACAAGACCATCCAGCTGGCAGCAGAGCTCCGAGGAACTATGGGCAACATGTTCAGCTTTGCTGCAGTCATGAGTGCCTTGGACATGGCCCAG ATCTCACGACTGGAGCAGACGTGGATGACTCTGCGACAGCGGCACACAGAAGGGGCCATCCTGTATGAGAAGAAGTTGAAGCCCTTCCTGAAAAGTCTCAATGAAGGCAAAG ACAGCCCTCCACTGAGCAACACAACCTTCCCTCATGTGCTACCCCTCATCACCCTTCTGGAGTGTGACACTGCACCCGCAGAGGGGCCAGAGCCTTGGGAAAGCACAGAGCATGGGGTAGAAGTCGTCCTTGCCCACTTGGAAGCTGCTCGCACTGTGGCCCATCATGGGGGCCTGTACCACACCAACGCTGAGGTCAAGCTTCAAG GATTCCAAGCGCTCCCAGAGCTTCTGGAAGTATTCAGCACAGAGTTCCAGATGCGCCTTCTCTGGGGTAGCCAAGGGGCAGCCAGCAGCCAGGCCCTTCGCTATGAGAAGTTTGACAAGGTCCTCACTGCTCTATCCCACAAACTGGAGCCCGCTGTCCGTTCCAGTGAACTGTAG